From a region of the Agromyces ramosus genome:
- the gatC gene encoding Asp-tRNA(Asn)/Glu-tRNA(Gln) amidotransferase subunit GatC, which translates to MSEISAEQVAHLANLARIALTEEEIEHLTKELGQIMQAVEQVNQVATPDVPPTSHPIPMQNVFRDDVVGNTLTAEEALAGAPESDGSRFVVSAILGEEQ; encoded by the coding sequence ATGTCTGAAATCAGTGCGGAGCAGGTCGCGCATCTCGCGAACCTCGCCCGCATCGCGCTCACCGAGGAAGAGATCGAGCACCTCACCAAGGAGCTCGGCCAGATCATGCAGGCCGTCGAGCAGGTCAACCAGGTGGCCACTCCCGACGTCCCGCCGACGAGCCACCCCATCCCCATGCAGAACGTGTTCCGCGACGACGTCGTGGGCAACACGTTGACGGCCGAAGAGGCCCTCGCGGGCGCTCCCGAGTCCGACGGCTCGCGGTTCGTGGTCTCGGCGATCCTGGGGGAGGAGCAGTGA
- the gatB gene encoding Asp-tRNA(Asn)/Glu-tRNA(Gln) amidotransferase subunit GatB gives MARAELMDFDQALELFEPVIGLEVHVELNTKTKMFSAAPNPANSEFHVAEPNTLITPVCLGLPGSLPVVNGQAVQYSISLGLALGCSIAPSSRFARKNYFYPDLAKNYQISQYDEPIAFDGSVEVELENGRTFTVPIERAHMEEDAGKLTHVGGSTGRIQGAEYSLVDYNRAGVPLVEIVTRPIFGGEADAPALARAYVSTIRDIVLSLGISEARMERGNLRCDANVSLRPRGQEKLGTRTETKNVNSMRSVERAVRYEIQRQAAILAKGATITQETRHWHEDTGTTSAGRPKSDADDYRYFPEPDLLPVVPTPELIEKLRAALPEPPAVRRRRLKGEWGFTDLEFQDVANSGLLIEVAETVAAGASPAAARKWWTGEIARLANASDQDATGLVSPVHVAELAQLVDAGTLTDRLARQVLEGVIAGEGSPAQVVESRGLAVVSDDGALIAAIDDALAAQPDVLAKIRDGKVQAAGAVIGAVMKAMHGKADAARVRELVLERASGDGA, from the coding sequence ATGGCGCGCGCAGAACTGATGGACTTCGACCAGGCGCTCGAGCTCTTCGAGCCGGTCATCGGGCTCGAGGTGCACGTCGAGCTCAACACCAAGACGAAGATGTTCTCGGCCGCGCCGAACCCCGCGAACTCGGAGTTCCACGTCGCCGAGCCGAACACACTCATCACCCCCGTGTGCCTCGGACTTCCCGGCTCGTTGCCCGTCGTCAACGGCCAGGCCGTGCAGTACTCGATCAGCCTCGGCCTCGCGCTCGGCTGCTCGATCGCACCGTCGAGCCGTTTCGCGCGCAAGAACTACTTCTATCCCGACCTCGCGAAGAACTACCAGATCTCGCAGTACGACGAGCCCATCGCGTTCGACGGGTCCGTCGAGGTCGAGCTCGAGAACGGTCGCACCTTCACGGTGCCGATCGAGCGCGCCCACATGGAAGAAGACGCCGGCAAGCTCACCCACGTCGGCGGGTCGACCGGCCGCATCCAGGGTGCCGAGTACTCGCTCGTCGACTACAACCGCGCGGGCGTGCCCCTCGTCGAGATCGTCACGCGACCCATCTTCGGGGGCGAAGCGGATGCCCCGGCGCTCGCTCGCGCGTACGTGTCGACGATCCGCGACATCGTGCTCTCGCTCGGCATCTCCGAGGCGCGCATGGAGCGGGGCAACCTCCGGTGCGACGCGAACGTCTCGCTCCGTCCTCGCGGGCAGGAGAAGCTCGGCACTCGCACCGAGACGAAGAACGTGAACTCCATGCGCTCGGTCGAGCGCGCGGTGCGCTACGAGATCCAGCGTCAGGCGGCCATCCTCGCCAAGGGCGCCACGATCACGCAAGAGACGAGGCACTGGCACGAAGACACCGGCACGACGAGCGCCGGGCGACCGAAGTCCGACGCCGACGACTACCGGTACTTCCCCGAGCCCGACCTGCTGCCCGTCGTGCCCACGCCCGAGCTCATCGAGAAGCTCCGTGCCGCGTTGCCCGAGCCGCCGGCGGTGCGCCGTCGTCGGCTCAAGGGGGAATGGGGCTTCACCGATCTCGAGTTCCAGGACGTCGCGAACTCGGGCCTGCTCATCGAGGTCGCCGAGACGGTCGCAGCCGGCGCATCACCTGCAGCCGCCCGCAAGTGGTGGACCGGTGAGATCGCCCGGCTCGCGAACGCGAGCGATCAGGATGCCACCGGCCTCGTGTCGCCCGTGCACGTGGCCGAGCTCGCGCAGCTCGTCGACGCCGGCACGCTCACCGACCGGCTCGCCCGGCAGGTGCTCGAAGGCGTCATCGCCGGCGAGGGCTCGCCCGCGCAGGTCGTCGAGTCCCGCGGACTCGCGGTCGTCTCCGACGACGGCGCGCTCATCGCGGCGATCGACGATGCGCTCGCCGCTCAGCCCGACGTGCTCGCCAAGATCCGTGACGGCAAGGTGCAGGCTGCCGGCGCCGTCATCGGTGCGGTGATGAAGGCGATGCACGGCAAGGCCGATGCCGCACGGGTGCGCGAGCTGGTGCTCGAGCGCGCGTCGGGTGACGGCGCCTAG
- the gatA gene encoding Asp-tRNA(Asn)/Glu-tRNA(Gln) amidotransferase subunit GatA, translating to MSEHLIRLTASELGARLAAGDVSSVEATRAHLDRIAAVDGAVHAFLHVEGERAIESAAEIDRRRAAGDELGPLAGVPIAIKDVLVTKGMPSTAGSRILEGWIPPYDATPVRKIREAGLIPLGKTNMDEFAMGSSTEHSAYGPTYNPWDLERIPGGSGGGSAASVAAFEAPLALGSDTGGSIRQPAHVTGTVGVKPTYGAVSRYGSIALASSLDQIGPVTRTVLDAALLHDVIAGHDPLDSTSIPEPWPSMAEAVRRADVSGLRIGVVKELDSDGFQAGVRSRFHEALALLEQHGAEIVEVSAPNFEYAIAAYYLILPAEASSNLAKFDSVRFGLRVTPEGGGTVEQVMSASREAGFGPEVKRRIILGTYALSAGYYDAYYGSAQKVRTLVQRDFDAAFTKVDVLATPTAPTTAFKLGEKLDDPLAMYLNDVATIPANLAGVPGIAVPAGLAPEDGLPVGIQFLAPARADARLYNVGGALEQLLLAQWGGPLLDRAPDLSRHELTATEEGAL from the coding sequence GTGAGCGAGCACCTCATCCGGCTGACCGCCTCCGAGCTCGGCGCGCGCCTCGCGGCCGGCGACGTTTCGTCGGTCGAGGCGACCCGCGCACACCTCGACCGCATCGCCGCGGTCGACGGCGCCGTGCACGCGTTCCTCCACGTCGAAGGCGAGCGTGCCATCGAGTCTGCCGCCGAGATCGATCGCCGCCGTGCGGCGGGTGACGAGCTCGGCCCGCTCGCCGGCGTGCCGATCGCCATCAAAGACGTGCTCGTCACGAAGGGCATGCCCTCGACGGCCGGCTCACGCATCCTCGAGGGCTGGATCCCGCCGTACGACGCGACGCCGGTGCGCAAGATCCGTGAGGCGGGGCTCATCCCGCTCGGCAAGACGAACATGGACGAGTTCGCGATGGGCTCCTCGACCGAGCACTCCGCCTACGGCCCCACCTACAACCCATGGGACCTCGAGCGCATCCCCGGCGGTTCGGGCGGCGGCTCCGCGGCATCCGTCGCCGCCTTCGAGGCGCCGCTCGCGCTCGGCAGCGACACGGGCGGCTCGATCCGCCAGCCCGCGCACGTCACCGGCACCGTCGGCGTGAAGCCGACGTACGGCGCGGTGAGCCGCTACGGCTCGATCGCGCTGGCGTCCTCCCTCGACCAGATCGGCCCCGTCACGCGCACCGTTCTCGACGCGGCCCTCTTGCACGACGTGATCGCCGGGCACGACCCGCTCGACTCCACGTCGATCCCCGAGCCGTGGCCGTCGATGGCCGAGGCGGTCAGGCGGGCGGATGTCTCGGGCCTGCGCATCGGCGTCGTGAAGGAGCTCGACTCCGACGGCTTCCAGGCGGGCGTGCGCTCGCGATTCCACGAAGCGCTCGCGCTCCTCGAGCAGCACGGTGCCGAGATCGTCGAGGTGAGCGCGCCGAACTTCGAGTACGCGATCGCGGCGTATTACTTGATCTTGCCCGCCGAGGCGTCGTCGAACCTCGCGAAGTTCGACTCGGTGCGCTTCGGCCTCCGGGTCACGCCCGAAGGCGGCGGCACGGTCGAGCAGGTCATGTCGGCCTCGCGTGAGGCCGGCTTCGGCCCCGAGGTGAAGCGCCGCATCATCCTCGGCACCTATGCCCTCTCGGCGGGCTACTACGACGCCTACTACGGCAGCGCCCAGAAGGTGCGCACGCTCGTGCAGCGCGACTTCGACGCGGCCTTCACGAAGGTCGACGTGCTGGCCACCCCGACCGCGCCGACCACCGCGTTCAAGCTCGGCGAGAAGCTCGACGACCCCCTCGCGATGTACCTCAACGACGTCGCGACGATTCCCGCGAACCTCGCGGGGGTTCCGGGCATCGCGGTGCCGGCGGGCCTCGCGCCCGAAGACGGGCTGCCGGTCGGCATCCAGTTCCTCGCCCCGGCTCGCGCCGACGCGCGTCTCTACAACGTCGGCGGCGCCCTCGAGCAGCTGCTCCTCGCCCAGTGGGGTGGGCCGCTGCTCGACCGGGCACCCGACCTCTCCCGCCACGAGCTCACCGCGACCGAGGAAGGCGCACTCTGA
- a CDS encoding cysteine desulfurase family protein produces MVYLDHAATTPMRPEAIDALTAALAVVGNPASIHSAGQRAKRLLEESREVIAATLGADGIEIVFTGSGTEAVNLAVKGIWWQRQSDAPRPRLLVPAGEHHATIDTVEWLSHHEGALVEELPVDELGRVRLDALEAALADAASVALVTMLWANNEVGTVQPVEEVARLTARAGVPLHLDAIAAYGQLPIDFHGLRTATDAPRGAGPVALSVSAHKIGGPAGIGALVLDRSAAVEPLIHGGGQQRKVRSGTQDVAAAASFAAAASAIDSRLEADAERMSELRDRLIARALTAVPEARLSGDPDPSGRLPGNAHFSFAGCEGDSLLFLLDAAGVSVSTGSACQAGVPEPSHVLMAMGRSEADARGALRITIGHSSTDADVDAFLAALPAAYAQASKAGLAARATSFDR; encoded by the coding sequence ATGGTCTACCTCGACCACGCCGCGACGACCCCGATGCGGCCCGAGGCGATCGACGCGCTCACCGCCGCGCTCGCCGTGGTCGGAAACCCCGCCTCGATCCACAGCGCGGGCCAACGGGCCAAGCGGCTCCTCGAGGAGTCCCGCGAGGTCATCGCCGCGACCCTCGGTGCCGACGGCATCGAGATCGTCTTCACGGGCAGCGGCACCGAGGCCGTGAACCTCGCCGTCAAGGGCATCTGGTGGCAGCGGCAGTCGGATGCCCCGCGCCCACGCCTGCTCGTGCCCGCGGGCGAGCATCACGCCACCATCGACACGGTCGAGTGGCTGTCGCACCACGAGGGCGCGCTCGTCGAGGAGCTCCCCGTCGACGAGCTCGGCCGTGTGCGGCTCGACGCGCTCGAGGCGGCGCTGGCCGACGCGGCATCCGTCGCCCTCGTCACGATGCTCTGGGCCAACAACGAGGTCGGCACGGTGCAGCCCGTCGAGGAGGTCGCGCGGCTCACCGCCAGGGCGGGCGTGCCCCTGCACCTCGATGCGATCGCGGCCTACGGCCAGCTGCCCATCGACTTCCACGGGTTGCGAACGGCGACGGATGCCCCGCGGGGCGCCGGTCCCGTCGCCCTCAGCGTCTCCGCCCACAAGATCGGCGGCCCCGCCGGCATCGGTGCGCTCGTGCTCGATCGCTCGGCTGCCGTCGAACCGCTCATCCACGGCGGCGGGCAGCAGCGCAAGGTCCGCTCCGGAACTCAAGACGTGGCCGCTGCGGCATCGTTCGCGGCCGCGGCATCCGCCATCGATTCGCGGCTCGAAGCCGACGCCGAGCGCATGTCGGAGCTGCGCGACCGCCTCATCGCGCGCGCGCTCACCGCCGTGCCCGAGGCCCGGCTCTCGGGCGACCCCGACCCGTCCGGCCGGCTGCCCGGCAACGCGCACTTCTCGTTCGCCGGGTGCGAGGGCGACTCGCTCCTCTTCCTGCTCGACGCGGCCGGGGTCTCGGTGTCGACAGGATCGGCGTGCCAGGCGGGCGTGCCCGAGCCCTCGCACGTGCTCATGGCGATGGGCCGCAGCGAGGCCGATGCCCGCGGAGCGCTCCGCATCACGATCGGCCACTCCTCGACCGACGCCGACGTCGATGCGTTCCTCGCCGCGCTGCCGGCCGCCTACGCGCAGGCCTCGAAGGCGGGACTCGCGGCGCGGGCCACCTCGTTCGACCGCTGA
- the ligA gene encoding NAD-dependent DNA ligase LigA, whose product MDDRLGQADDDIDQGISLADAADEVERLTIRINEARDAYYERDTVIISDAEYDELMHRLEALERSYPQLQSQDSPTLTVGGRGETTLFAPVEHAERMLSLDNVFSADELAEWARRAEAAAGRPVHWLCELKIDGLALNLRYEHGRLVTAATRGDGRVGEDVTENMRYIPSIPTRLAGTGHPPLVEVRGEVFFPVAAFNELNANQAAAGEREFANPRNAASGSLRQKAESKNAAQLALMRDRLGRLRMLVHGIGAWSNPPVSSQSEIYELLASWGLPTSSHFRVLDSVAGVQEFVAFHGEHRHDVEHEIDGIVVKIDELALHDELGATSRAPRWAIAYKYPPEQVNTKLLDVVVSVGRTGRATPFAVMEPVRVAGSVVRQATLHNQDVVKAKGVLIGDTVVLRKAGDVIPEVLGPVVELRDGSERAFVMPTECPECGTPLRPMKEGDIDLRCPNAKSCPAQVRGRVEHIGSRGALDVEALGEVSAAALTHPAVPEVPPLPTEAGLFELTVAELFPIEVVVRDIETGLPRLEDDGTPVYRAPFRRNRKRSGRDADPSFDPDSAEFTGDETQVPSKAAYELIANLELAKTKPLWRILVSLNIRHVGPVAARALADHFGSLEAIRAASPAELAEVDGVGPTIVESVGEWFDVDWHREIIERWAASGVQFATPGHPGPGAAAAAGGVLAGLTIVATGSLDGYSREGAQEAIIAAGGKAASSVSKNTDFVAAGPGAGSKLAKAEALGIRVLDAAQFAVLVTRGPAALDE is encoded by the coding sequence GTGGACGACAGACTTGGGCAAGCCGACGACGACATCGACCAGGGCATCAGCCTGGCCGACGCGGCCGACGAGGTCGAGCGCCTCACGATCCGCATCAACGAGGCACGCGATGCGTACTACGAGCGCGACACCGTCATCATCTCCGACGCCGAGTACGACGAGCTCATGCATCGGCTCGAGGCGCTCGAGCGGTCGTATCCGCAGCTGCAGAGCCAAGACAGCCCCACCCTCACGGTCGGTGGCCGCGGCGAGACGACGCTGTTCGCCCCGGTCGAGCACGCCGAGCGCATGCTCAGCCTCGACAACGTGTTCTCGGCCGACGAGCTCGCCGAGTGGGCGAGGCGGGCCGAGGCGGCCGCCGGGCGCCCCGTGCACTGGCTCTGCGAGCTCAAGATCGACGGCCTGGCGCTGAACCTCCGCTACGAGCACGGTCGACTCGTCACCGCCGCGACCCGCGGCGACGGACGCGTCGGTGAAGACGTCACCGAGAACATGCGGTACATCCCGTCGATCCCCACGAGACTCGCGGGCACCGGGCATCCGCCCCTCGTCGAGGTTCGGGGCGAGGTCTTCTTCCCGGTCGCGGCCTTCAACGAGCTCAACGCCAACCAGGCGGCCGCCGGCGAACGCGAGTTCGCGAACCCCCGCAACGCCGCGAGCGGATCCCTCCGCCAGAAGGCCGAGAGCAAGAATGCGGCACAGCTCGCGCTCATGCGCGACCGCCTCGGTCGCCTCCGCATGCTCGTGCACGGCATCGGTGCCTGGTCGAACCCGCCGGTCAGCTCGCAGTCCGAGATCTACGAACTGCTCGCGAGCTGGGGGCTCCCCACGAGCTCGCACTTCCGCGTGCTCGACTCGGTCGCCGGGGTTCAAGAGTTCGTCGCCTTCCACGGCGAGCACCGCCACGATGTCGAACACGAGATCGACGGCATCGTCGTCAAGATCGACGAGCTCGCGCTCCACGACGAGCTCGGTGCGACGAGCCGGGCACCGCGGTGGGCGATCGCCTACAAGTACCCGCCCGAGCAGGTCAACACCAAGCTGCTCGACGTCGTCGTGAGCGTCGGCCGCACCGGCCGGGCCACTCCGTTCGCCGTCATGGAGCCGGTGCGAGTCGCCGGCTCGGTCGTCCGCCAGGCGACGCTGCACAACCAAGACGTCGTGAAGGCCAAGGGCGTGCTCATCGGCGACACCGTCGTGCTGCGCAAGGCCGGTGACGTCATCCCCGAGGTGCTCGGTCCGGTCGTCGAACTCCGCGACGGCAGCGAGCGGGCGTTCGTGATGCCGACCGAGTGCCCCGAGTGCGGCACGCCGCTGCGCCCCATGAAAGAGGGCGACATCGACCTGCGGTGTCCCAACGCCAAGAGCTGCCCGGCGCAGGTCCGCGGCCGCGTCGAGCACATCGGCTCTCGTGGCGCGCTCGACGTGGAGGCGCTCGGCGAGGTCTCGGCGGCCGCGCTCACGCACCCCGCGGTGCCAGAGGTCCCGCCGCTTCCGACCGAAGCCGGGCTCTTCGAGCTCACCGTCGCCGAGCTGTTCCCGATCGAGGTCGTCGTGCGCGACATCGAGACCGGCCTGCCCCGCCTCGAAGACGACGGCACCCCGGTCTACCGGGCACCGTTCCGCCGCAATCGCAAGCGCAGCGGCAGAGATGCCGACCCGTCGTTCGATCCCGATTCCGCCGAGTTCACCGGCGACGAGACGCAAGTGCCGTCGAAGGCCGCATACGAACTCATCGCGAACCTCGAGCTCGCGAAGACGAAGCCGCTGTGGCGCATCCTCGTCTCGCTCAACATCCGTCACGTCGGGCCGGTCGCGGCGCGCGCGCTCGCCGATCACTTCGGCTCGCTCGAGGCGATCCGTGCGGCGAGCCCCGCCGAGCTCGCCGAGGTCGACGGCGTCGGGCCGACCATCGTCGAGTCGGTTGGCGAATGGTTCGACGTCGACTGGCATCGCGAGATCATCGAGCGGTGGGCCGCCTCCGGCGTGCAGTTCGCCACGCCTGGGCACCCCGGACCCGGTGCCGCGGCCGCGGCGGGCGGCGTGCTCGCGGGGCTCACGATCGTCGCGACCGGGTCGCTCGACGGATACAGCCGCGAAGGCGCGCAAGAGGCCATCATCGCGGCGGGCGGCAAGGCCGCGTCGAGCGTCTCGAAGAACACCGATTTCGTCGCGGCGGGGCCGGGTGCCGGGTCGAAGCTCGCGAAGGCCGAGGCGCTCGGCATCCGGGTGCTCGATGCGGCGCAGTTCGCCGTGCTCGTCACCCGCGGTCCGGCCGCACTCGACGAGTAG
- a CDS encoding YrzE family protein, with translation MTTPRDPADRYDDRPPADAYTDRPAEPVAARDPRVVPADDRRVVPADDRAVPAERVVAAERGDVRDGVVERQREQFGGVKIGSAFFGWLTATGMGVLLTALLAATGAAIGLGVIEDPEAAAEEAAQNPETVGWVGGIALLVILFVAYWCGGYVAGRMARFNGMLQGIAVWVWAIVIAIVVALVSLALGDQFDILVDLNAFPRIPLSEGELTTAGIITAVIVALASLGGAILGGMAGTRYHRRVDLAGVAA, from the coding sequence GTGACAACTCCAAGAGACCCGGCCGACCGATACGACGATCGGCCGCCGGCAGATGCCTACACGGACCGGCCGGCCGAACCGGTCGCCGCCCGTGACCCGCGGGTCGTGCCCGCAGACGACCGGCGGGTCGTGCCCGCGGACGACCGGGCCGTTCCCGCGGAACGTGTCGTGGCCGCCGAGCGTGGCGACGTCAGGGATGGCGTGGTCGAGCGGCAGCGCGAGCAGTTCGGCGGTGTCAAGATCGGCTCTGCGTTCTTCGGGTGGCTGACCGCGACCGGCATGGGAGTGCTGCTGACCGCGCTCCTCGCCGCGACCGGCGCTGCAATCGGGCTCGGCGTCATCGAGGACCCGGAGGCCGCCGCCGAGGAGGCCGCTCAGAACCCCGAGACGGTCGGATGGGTCGGCGGCATCGCCCTGCTCGTCATCCTCTTCGTCGCGTACTGGTGCGGCGGGTACGTGGCCGGCCGCATGGCCCGCTTCAACGGGATGCTCCAGGGCATCGCGGTCTGGGTGTGGGCGATCGTCATCGCGATCGTCGTCGCGCTCGTGAGCCTCGCCTTGGGCGACCAGTTCGACATCCTGGTCGATCTCAACGCCTTCCCGCGCATTCCCCTGAGCGAGGGCGAGCTGACGACGGCGGGCATCATCACCGCGGTGATCGTCGCCCTCGCGAGCCTCGGCGGCGCCATCCTCGGCGGGATGGCCGGCACCCGGTACCACCGCCGGGTCGACCTCGCCGGAGTGGCTGCCTGA
- a CDS encoding alkaline phosphatase family protein, with the protein MAEASERSGTSDGGAGGSTRRDFLKLGGAAAAGAVVAGGAGAAAGGAIGHSIGFAEGTEDFAALTPREKAGFDHLVVVMGENRSFDNLLGWLYTDKNLPDDQSFDGLAFGPYSNAAPDGTVVEAHVYDGATDEIMGRPNPDPGEEYPHVNTQLFGTIRPPGNADLFVEAMEAPYNAPALGDSPTMQGFLTDYVVNYRRLNKGTAPTTAEARQIMGSFSPEMLPVLSTLARNFAVYDAWHCAVPSQTFCNRSFFHASTSHGFVTNKHGGGYRKWLDADPSPTIFNRLEEAGLDWRIYFDELQLVSFTGVLHAPVLEQYWRTDHFATMDRFHDDVRTGKLPAYSFIEPRMTYNHNDFHPPVGRLRESTVDGAVVIDSAVSDVRAGEALIHEIYSAIKASATDGGSNALNTMLLITFDEHGGTFDHVAPPSATPPRVDAQPGEMGFTFDRLGCRVPAIAVSAYTRAGTVINDTMHHGSVIATLTRLHGLKPLTRRDAGANEMFNAVNLDAPRHPITWPSTVPQYLPPNPQSEAPHPGHAHKDKPLSPPARGLLGLLLAKYGTAGEPEPETYADAYELLHRHGIGLFGAPR; encoded by the coding sequence ATGGCGGAAGCGAGCGAGAGGTCTGGCACATCCGACGGCGGCGCAGGGGGGTCGACGCGCCGCGACTTCCTGAAGCTCGGTGGCGCGGCGGCGGCCGGTGCGGTCGTGGCCGGCGGCGCCGGTGCTGCGGCGGGCGGCGCGATCGGGCACTCGATCGGATTCGCCGAGGGAACTGAAGACTTCGCCGCCCTCACTCCGCGCGAGAAGGCCGGATTCGACCATCTCGTCGTCGTCATGGGCGAGAACCGCTCGTTCGACAACCTGCTCGGCTGGCTGTACACCGACAAGAACCTGCCCGACGACCAGAGCTTCGACGGGCTGGCGTTCGGGCCGTACTCGAATGCCGCGCCCGATGGCACGGTCGTCGAGGCGCATGTCTACGACGGCGCCACCGACGAGATCATGGGCCGGCCGAATCCCGACCCCGGCGAAGAGTACCCGCACGTCAACACCCAGCTGTTCGGCACCATCCGGCCGCCCGGCAACGCCGACCTGTTCGTCGAGGCCATGGAGGCCCCGTACAACGCTCCAGCGCTCGGCGACTCGCCCACGATGCAGGGCTTCCTCACCGACTACGTGGTCAACTACCGGCGACTGAACAAGGGCACGGCGCCCACGACCGCCGAGGCCCGCCAGATCATGGGCTCGTTCTCGCCCGAGATGCTGCCGGTGCTGTCGACGCTCGCGAGGAACTTCGCGGTCTACGACGCGTGGCATTGCGCGGTGCCGTCGCAGACCTTCTGCAACCGCTCGTTCTTCCACGCCTCGACCTCGCACGGATTCGTGACCAACAAGCACGGCGGCGGCTACCGCAAGTGGCTCGACGCCGATCCGTCGCCGACGATCTTCAACCGGCTCGAAGAGGCCGGGCTCGACTGGCGCATCTACTTCGACGAGCTGCAGCTCGTCTCCTTCACGGGCGTGCTGCACGCGCCGGTGCTCGAGCAGTACTGGCGCACCGATCACTTCGCGACAATGGATCGATTCCACGACGACGTGCGTACCGGCAAGCTTCCCGCGTACTCCTTCATCGAACCGCGCATGACGTACAACCACAACGACTTCCACCCGCCCGTGGGCAGGCTCCGGGAGTCGACCGTCGACGGAGCCGTGGTCATCGACAGCGCGGTTTCCGACGTGCGCGCCGGCGAGGCGCTGATCCACGAGATCTACTCGGCCATCAAGGCGAGCGCCACCGACGGCGGTTCCAACGCCCTCAACACGATGCTCCTCATCACCTTCGACGAGCACGGCGGCACCTTCGATCACGTCGCGCCGCCCTCGGCGACGCCGCCCCGCGTGGACGCGCAGCCGGGCGAGATGGGGTTCACGTTCGACCGGTTGGGATGCCGCGTGCCGGCCATCGCCGTCTCGGCCTACACCCGCGCCGGCACCGTCATCAACGACACCATGCACCACGGCTCGGTCATCGCGACTCTCACGCGGCTGCACGGGCTCAAGCCGCTCACGCGGCGCGACGCCGGGGCGAACGAGATGTTCAATGCCGTCAACCTGGACGCACCGCGGCATCCGATCACGTGGCCCTCGACCGTGCCGCAGTACCTCCCGCCGAACCCGCAGAGCGAGGCGCCGCATCCGGGGCATGCGCACAAGGACAAGCCGCTGAGCCCACCCGCGCGCGGACTCCTCGGGCTGCTGCTCGCGAAGTACGGCACCGCCGGCGAGCCCGAGCCCGAGACGTACGCCGACGCCTACGAACTGCTGCACCGCCACGGCATCGGGCTCTTCGGCGCTCCCCGATAG